TACATGTACGGCATGCCAGTGAGCGGGTGGGACATGGAGGCATCGTGCCTGCGCTTCCCGCTTATCAATGCGGGCAGCCCGGATGCGCATCCGGCGCATGCGCTGGCCGACATCGCCTGCATGTTGCGCAATTCGCGCTATCTTGACGGCGTGACCTGCGGCTGGCTGGGCTGCGTCAACGGTACGCTGCATTCATTGATGGCGGCAACGGCATGGTTTCCCATTTCACTGCGTATTGCAGTGCCGTCCCGCGTGGATCCCGCGCCGCTCAAAGAAGCTGCGGAGCGCTACGGGTCGCGCATTACCATTGTGGATAGTGTGGAAGAGGCCGTGCGCGGCGTCAACTATGTTTTTGCGGGCTGCCGTAGCGGCCTGACGGACGAAGAACGCGAAAGCTGGCAGGTGACGCCGGAACTGCTCGCCAAGGCGGCGCATGACGCGCATCTTATGCTGAGTGCTTCGCCCATAGCGGCGATTCGTGTTGACGATTCCATTCTGGCCAGCAAGGCCTCACTGCTGGTGCAACAGGCAGAATACCGTTTGCGGGTTCACAAGCGCATGCTGCACTGGGTTTTTCTTGATAATGAAAGCGGGATCTAGTTTATGGGTTTGCAAAACGGGCAGGGCGGTCTGAATACGCTGTCTGCATTGGCGGCGGATTCGACTGAGGCGGGCGGGGCAGAGGCCAGTACCGAGAAGGCCGATGCCGCTTGCGGAACAGAACATAACGTTCTGACTGCCAAAGAGCTTATTGAGTTCATACAGGTTTATGCTTCCACATTGCTTGCGGCGGGCGGGCAGACTTCACGAGTTGACCGCACCGCCTGCCGCATTGCACAGGCATATGGTTTTGAGGTGGAACTGGCCATATTCCCCAAGCACCTCATGCTTTCGGTCATCAAGCCTGCCGAAGGGGGCATTCCGGCGGAGCGACGCACTGCGGTCAGCTCCATTGTGTCTGGCGCGCCCAATTTTCAGCGGGTGGCGGCGCTCAATGCCCTGAGCTGGAGCATTGCCGATGACAACCTCAGCCTTGCCAAGGCGCGCGAGCATTTCAGCGCAATCTGCGCGGTGCCCACGCTTAATTCCGGGTTGCTGCGCTTTCTTGTGGCCTGCGCCAATGCCGCCTTTTGCGGTTTGTTCAACGGCGACGCAGTGGCTATGGGGCTGGTTTTCTGCGCAACCTTTCTGGGCTTTTATCTGCGGCAAAAGTTGCTGCACTGGGGCCTTGACCTGAAGGTCACGTTTTTTCTCTGCTCGTTCGCTGCTTCTCTGGTGGCGTCGCTGGGCGTGCTGCTGCATCTGGGCAACACGCCGCAAACGGGCATGGCTGCAAGCGTGTTGTTTCTCATCCCCGGCATTCCCCTGATCAACGCCATGCTGGATATTCTTGACGGGCATGTGCTCATGGGCGTTTCGCGGCTGATTCAGGCCAGTACGCTCATTATCTGCATTGCTCTGGGGCTGGCTACAACCATGCTGCTGATGGGGGTGGATTCGTTATGATGCTGGTTGACTGTCTTGCGGATGGCGCGCTCGCAGCTGTTGCCGCAGTTGGGTTTGCGGCCATTTCGCGGCCCACCAAGCGGATTGCCGTCATGGCTGGCCTGCTTGCCGCCACAGGCCACATGAGCCGTTTTTTGCTGTTGCAGGCCGATATGGGGATTGCCAGCGCCTCGCTCTGCGCCGGGTTGATTATTTCCTTTTGCAGCATGCCCATTGCGCGCCGCTGCCATACCCCGGCGGAAATGTTTGTGTTCCCCGCGCTGCTGCCCATGATTCCCGGCATGTTCGCCTACAAGGCCATTCTGGCGACCTTGCAGTTTCTCAACACTGCCGGGACGCCTCAGGGCCAGACTGTACTTGTCAGCGTTGTCTACAACGGACTCACTGCATTTTTCATCATGTGCGCCCTGGCTATCGGGGCCA
This portion of the Desulfovibrio sp. UIB00 genome encodes:
- a CDS encoding threonine/serine exporter family protein, encoding MMLVDCLADGALAAVAAVGFAAISRPTKRIAVMAGLLAATGHMSRFLLLQADMGIASASLCAGLIISFCSMPIARRCHTPAEMFVFPALLPMIPGMFAYKAILATLQFLNTAGTPQGQTVLVSVVYNGLTAFFIMCALAIGAILPLLLFHREAPLGRTLHKLSQGGNAV
- a CDS encoding ornithine carbamoyltransferase yields the protein MARHILNIKSLGEKASWLLVQQALGMPEPKLQTDFMAQRVALLMFSQHSLPERLCVSAAVRQMGGNVVYEGSRGSWRNEMNDYQEQLLPVFSYYIDCMYMYGMPVSGWDMEASCLRFPLINAGSPDAHPAHALADIACMLRNSRYLDGVTCGWLGCVNGTLHSLMAATAWFPISLRIAVPSRVDPAPLKEAAERYGSRITIVDSVEEAVRGVNYVFAGCRSGLTDEERESWQVTPELLAKAAHDAHLMLSASPIAAIRVDDSILASKASLLVQQAEYRLRVHKRMLHWVFLDNESGI
- a CDS encoding threonine/serine exporter family protein, translated to MGLQNGQGGLNTLSALAADSTEAGGAEASTEKADAACGTEHNVLTAKELIEFIQVYASTLLAAGGQTSRVDRTACRIAQAYGFEVELAIFPKHLMLSVIKPAEGGIPAERRTAVSSIVSGAPNFQRVAALNALSWSIADDNLSLAKAREHFSAICAVPTLNSGLLRFLVACANAAFCGLFNGDAVAMGLVFCATFLGFYLRQKLLHWGLDLKVTFFLCSFAASLVASLGVLLHLGNTPQTGMAASVLFLIPGIPLINAMLDILDGHVLMGVSRLIQASTLIICIALGLATTMLLMGVDSL